ACGTGGTTGTGACCTTTTGGTCGCCACTCCAGGTCGTTTGAACGATTTGTTAGAGCGTGGTAAGATTTCTTTGTCCAACGTCAAGTACTTGGTTTTAGATGAAGCTGACAGAATGTTGGATATGGGGTTCGAACCTCAAATTAGACACATCGTCGAGGATTGTGACATGACTCCCGTCGGTGCAAGACAAACCCTGATGTTTTCAGCCACTTTTCCCGCTGATATCCAACATTTGGCCCGTGACTTCTTAAGCGACTATATCTTCTTATCTGTCGGTAGGGTTGGTTCCACTTCTGAAAACATCACCCAAAAGGTTTTGTACGTTGAAAACCAAGACAAGAAATCTGCCTTATTAGATCTATTGTCTGCCTCTACCGATGGTTTGACTTTGATCTTTGTCGAAACTAAGAGGATGGCCGACCAATTGACAGATTTCTTGATCATGCAAAACTTTAGAGCTACTGCAATTCATGGTGACCGTACTCAATCTGAAAGAGAACGCGCCTTGGCAGCCTTCAGATCTGGTACCGCTAGTTTGTTGGTTGCTACAGCCGTTGCTGCTAGAGGTTTAGATATTCCAAACGTCACACACGTTATTAACTATGACTTGCCAAGTGATGTCGATGATTACGTCCATAGAATCGGTAGAACTGGTCGTGCCGGTAACACCGGTGTTGCTACCGCCTTCTTCAATAGTGAAAACGGTAACATTGTCAAAGGATTGCACGAAATCTTGACTGAAGCTAACCAAGAGGTCCCAtcgtttttgaaagacGCTATGATGAGTGCTCCTGGTAGTAGAAGCAACAGTCGTAGAGGTGGTTTCGGTcgcaacaacaacagagATTACCGTAAGACTGGCGGCGCTAGTGCAGGCGGCTGGGGTGCTTCAAAAGGCAAAGATAGCTCGATTAGAGGCGGTAGCGGCTGGGGCAGCGATAACAAGTCCTCTGGCTGGGGTAACAGCGGTAGTTCTTCAAACAACTCTTCTTGGTGGTGATTTACTGATATACTAGGATGGAGGtttgttttccttcctGGTatgctttttattttctttctccaaTTACCTTTTTTAACCAAGTCCTGAAAATACTGTGTTGTTTGTTTCTCTCTAACCGTTGGTTGACCCCATatgttttttctcattttggGAGCCATTTGCCcgttactttttttttttccactctTTATTTTACTCTCACCTTTTATCCACTGATTAttatttgtctttttttcatggtTCTAATATTATTTTACAATTGTACTATAGAATGCCTTTGCTAATATTAACTAAAACTAAAGATTTCACTATGAATATAAGCAATTAAGATTTGCATCTTTCCAAGAAAGGATGACGGAATTATTACCCActtttaccattttttccaCACACTTGCTTAATTGCTTTAACCAATCTATTCATTAAACTGATTATTACATTTTTTCcctattttcatttttttttgagtaGAAACTTTATTTTGAACAGTGTTGTTTGaccttttttgtttgttattgttactTTTTACCTTACGAAAATATTCTTACTGTTCACAGTACCATTGTACAATAGTATTCATTTCCTTcctacatttttttctccccattttttcgatttaaggcctttttttattgaatggTCTTATTCTATAATTTTATTTGTGTTTTGTAGATAGAATAAACATCAACAGTATAATTCATAATACTTTCTATTGCTTTATTTCCTGTATATTCCTTTTTACATTTGGGTTACTTGAAAAGGTCTCCCAATTCTTATATTTACATGTGTTACTACGTATCATTCACTCTCAAGAGAACAGTGTATTCTCACCATTGGTAATACCAgtatgcattttttttgttttctggGTCTTGGACCACGTCGTAAGGATCATCTTCGACAAATCTTCTGGCTGATAAATCTTTTTCTGTGGTTTTTAGATACAGTTGTTTGACTGTGTTCAAAACATCGGTTTCATTTTGGGCAATCTCATACAAGGAGCTGATAACAGGCCTGTCTCTAGGACATACTGGTTCTTTACCACCAGTTTCCATATAACGTTTGTAGTTGGattcaatcaatttttctagCGGTTCTCTGATGCACACCTCAATACCCCGTGGCACCCATATTTCATGAAGTCCTTTGAATTCATACCTTCCTGTTGTCCGCAGTAAAAAATATCCTATATCTTTCAATACAATCTCTATACTCCCAACAAAAGGTGGGATTGCATACCTTCTGTATTGATCCTTGTCAGATAACACGCTTCTAATTCCGCAATACTGTGATAAAGGATGAGTCCCTGACGACGAGGTACACGAGCGGAATACCTCAATACCTTTTTCAACGTTTTTGAATGTTGCCGATGGACCCGGTATGTATTTCACTATTTGATTTATGGATCCTTTTGGAGGCACCAAGTAGAAAATGCCTCCCACGGTGTAACAACCGCCTTGCGAAGTGCCCTTCATGGACTcgtaatttttttgtttcataCGCCTATGATTGAAcaagtttgtttttcgTAGCCCTTGAAGCCAGTCCTTGTCgattatttcttctaaGCGTAATTCAGATTTAGACGTAGAATAGCCCGGCAGatcaaaaagaatcttATTGCCCACTTGGTAAGCCTGCGCGGATCTAGTTAAGTTGGGAATATGTGATACGCCTGCAGCctgaatcttcaaaaaattcttcgGGTTAGTGAAAGCCTCTTGCATCGTTTCTTTGGAGGGCAAATTGATTTCCCCGGCAGAATTAATTTTAACCTTATATCCAAGGTATTTTTGTAGAAGGGAGTTAATCAAAGTCGATTTCCCAGCATTGGGATTGCCCAATAGATATGTGTAGTTTTTAAAGTAGTTGTAAAACATGGAAACGTTCCAGTTTTTCATGGCAGATATGGCAAATGTCTTATTTGAGTCAATTCTCAAAgtaaatttcaaaaactgcTTCATGAACATAGGGACCTTTTTGCTAACAGAGATTTTATCTTCAAACAGTTGATCGCTCTTCGTCAACACCAATGTGGTGTCtaatttatcatttttcagaatacTAGGGTTTAAATGCAAAGGAAACTCTGCAAAGGGAACAACATGCATAACATATGAGTTCTTAGGAACGTAGTTTAAAACATCATTTAGTGTACTCGCAGGAAACTCCTCAGACTTATAGATATTTTGGTGAAGAGCGTCGCTGCACCTTTTGCAAATCACTCTCGATGACACTTCGGTTTTCgcattttcaatatttgtACAGGTAGTTTGATCTGAATCATGTTGAGCCGCTTGTTTTGAGATCTGTATATCTTGACTGAACAGCAGATACTTCAGGTTTTGAATATCAGGTTTCGATCTTGGGCTGAGCGGCTTCTTTGGCTCCGTATAGTATCCTGGTTTACTGGAGTCCTGATCTTGTAGTTTAATGGAACATGACGCACATTTCACTTTTGCTATTACAGTACCTGAAAATTGACGCACTCCTCGAAAAGCATGCCTCAGCTTCAACATTACAGGCAATTCAATAACCTGGAACAACCGGGCGAAACACCAGGAAGGGTATTTTACAGTTATTACTATGCTACAGATGACAGTCCTAATACTGATCATGTGTGGAATGGCATATCATATCTGAcgagttttgaaaaattttctgtacttttttttcccgaTGAGATGAGCATGAAAGTCTTTAGATAATAGAGATATACACTTTTTTGTACATGCATTTTAcagtaatgaaaaactttattCAGAGAAGACAGATCTAGAAAGCCAGTAACAGACTAACTAGAGATGGGTAAGGTTTCTAAATCCACAAAGAAGTTTCAATCAAAACACTTGAAACACACCCTagaccaaagaagaaaggaaaagatccaaaagaagagaatcCAAGGTCGTCGTGGCAACAAAACTGATGAACAGAAAGCCGATGCTGCTGGTACTAGAGAACAACAGCAATTAAAGAAAGCTGTCAAGGAGGAAGTTTTTAAGGATATGTCCgtcgaaaatttttttgagaagGGTAttgaaattccaaaagagaataagaaattgaaaaaaaaagttgtcAAGAAACAACCAGACGAGGATTCATCTTCcgaagaggaggaggacATGGGGCAAAGTATGGCAAAGTTAGCTGAAAAGGACCCGGAATTCTATAAGTATTTGGaggaaaatgataaagatttGTTGGATTTTGGGGGAAGCAATCCATTAGATGAAATTAATggcgaagatgaagacgcTAAAGCAGACGAAAACGTTGCTGAGAAATCAGAACAGGTTGAGCGTGAAGTCGAAAAAATTGCGCTTTCTCTCAAGTTGGttagaaaatggaaaaagcaATTGCATGACTCGCCAAACTTAAAACTGTTAAGAAACATAGTCAGTGCTTTTAAGGTCGCTgtaaatttgaataaagaagaaaatattgaagattATAAATATGCTATTACTGATGAAAAAGCATTCCACGAACTGATGTTCGTCGTCTTGAAGGATGTACCACAAGTGATTCAAAAGATGGCCCCATACAAGATTGTCAAAGGTTCAAGAACCTTACCAAATGGGGGTAACGTATCCAGAATGTCGTCCATTGTCAAATCGCACGCTGGCTCTTTGTTGATCTTGTTGAACGATATTACCAACACTGAAACAGCTGCTTTGGTCCTTCATTCTGTCAACGAATTGATGCCTTACCTTTTGTCATATAGAAGAATCTTGAAGGAGCTCATTAAATCAGTCGTTGACGTATGGTCTACAACAAGAGATTTGCAAACGCAAATAGCTTCCTTTGCCTTCTTGATCAATACTACCAaggaattcaaaaaatctatGCTGGAAACGATTCTGAAAACCACTTACTCTACTTTTATCAAAAGTTGTCGTAAAACTAACATGCGTTCCATGCCTTTGatcaatttccaaaaaaattcagcTGCTGAATTGTTCGGTATTGATGAAGTTGTGGGTTACCAGATTGGGTTTGAATATATCAGGCAATTGGCCATCCATTTAAGAAACACAATGAATGCAACAACTAAAAAATCCAGCAAAGTTAATTCTGCTGAAGCTTATAAGATTGTTTACAACTGGCAGTTTTGTCATTCCTTAGATTTCTGGTCTCGTGTTTTATCATTTGCTTGTCAAccagaaaaggaaaatggcAAGGAATCTCCATTAAGACAATTAATTTATCCATTGGTTCAAGTAACTTTGGGTGTAATCAGATTGATTCCAACACCTCAATTTTTCCCCTTAAGGTTTTACCTGATCAAATCGCTCATTAGACTTTCTCAAAATAGTGGTGTTTTCATCCCTGTGTACCCTCTACTTTCTGAAATTCTAATCTCAACGGCTTTTTCGAAGGCACCTAAGAAGAGCCCCAATTTGGCTgcctttgattttgatcACAACATCAAATGTACACAAGCTTACTTAAATACCAAAGTATATCAAGAGGGTTTATCAGAACAATTTGTCGACTTATTGGGCGATTACTTTGCTCTCTACTGTAAAAATATTGCATTTCCCGAACTTGTAACACCGGTTATCATCTCCTTACGTCGTTACATTAAGACTTCAGCTAACGTGAAATTTAACAAACGCTTATCAGTTATTATCGAAAAATTGAACCAAAATAGCTCCTTCATTCAAGACAAAAGATCCGACGTTGAATTTGGGCCTACGAATAAATCCgaagtttcaaaattcttaaaTGACGTAACTTGGGAGAAGACACCTTTAGGCTCTTATGTCATTGTGCAACGTGAAGTCAAGGAGGAGAAGGATAGATTAATGAGAGAAAGTTTGGAAGAACaagacaaagaaagagaaattgaagaagcgAAACAACTGAATGGTCTCGAAAGTGATGACAACGAAGACGTTGAAATGTCAGATGCCTAAGAATGGAATGATTTAATTCTCCGCTCTTTAACTTCAAGTATTCAAATCTATAAACTATGTAAATTAAACAAGAACTTCCCAAAgtaaatataatatatgTCTACTTCGACTCTCTCTCAGGCTAATCTTTCTTAGTtgagcaaaaaaaacttggtAAAGGCTATATGTTCTGTCTCTTCCTAAACCACCACATCAGTTCTTaaatatgaaaatttcatatttgGCTTCTTTTAAGATTAGCGCgaaaaaatgcaattcTAAGAGAACAAAACATTAGTCCATAAGAAGATATGCGACGAAGATCAACactgaaaataatatgaTATAAAGTCTATATATTCGGTATGCATTTTAAAAGTTCCGCATAAAGAGATGTAATCGTTATGAGACAAAATCTAGTGCGACGAGAACCTTTTATTGCTGAAATATGTCTTCCAGCCTTAATCTTGGGGCAATGTTCATTGATAGTAATTCCTGGAATAACAGTTTTGCTGCATATGGAATCGtcatttttataatattttctGCACTTTTACAAGTTGTACACCAACCACTGTAGCCCATTAACCCACACTTATCGCAGACATCAACCTCAAACGCATCTGAACTGATCATTAATCTTTCCAACAGTAATTGGGAAGCGCCATAGGCAATCACACAATCTCTTTCCATTTCACCAAGTCTTAGACCACCATCTCTAGATCTACCTTCAGTCGGTTGACGTGTCAATACAGCTCTTGGACCACGAGCTCTTGCATGCATCTTATCTAGAACCATATGCTTCAGTTTTTGATAGTAAATTGGGCCAAAGAAGATATAAGCCTGTAAACACTCACCTGTTATACCCGAGTATAACATGTCTTTACCAGAGTAATTGAAACCTTGATCAACTAGAATCTTGGACATATCTTCCAGTTTAGAACCTCCAAAACACGTACCGTATTCTAGAGTACCATTCATCACACCAGCTTTACCAGATATTAACTCAATCATTTTACCCACAGTCATACGGGATGGGAAACCGTGAGGATTCATGATAATATCTGGAACTATACCTTGATCGTTAAAAGGCATATCCTCTTGCTTGACGATAATACCGCAAACACCCTTTTGACCATGtctagaagaaaatttatcacCCAATTCTGGTCTTCTGCTTTGTCTCAAAAGAACTTTGATCAACGCTTGATCATTATCAGAAACTGACATCATGACTTGGTCGATATGGGAAGGCTCAGGACCTCTATATATGACCGGAGCTTCTCTATACTGGGTTTGAACGTTCACAATATTTGGGTTTGGCGCGTCTGCAGAATTAGTTGGAACAGATTTGTTGATATAAATTTGACCACTCTGGACTTTCATACCCACTTCACCCAGACCATCAGGACCCAGAGATTGGTGCTGCCATATAGGTTCACCATTTTCGTCAACACGCATACCACCGATGATATCTTGAGTATGGTTTGcatatcttttcaaaacagtG
The DNA window shown above is from Saccharomyces kudriavzevii IFO 1802 strain IFO1802 genome assembly, chromosome: 15 and carries:
- the DED1 gene encoding DEAD-box ATP-dependent RNA helicase DED1 (similar to Saccharomyces cerevisiae DED1 (YOR204W) and DBP1 (YPL119C); ancestral locus Anc_8.614) is translated as MAELSEQVQNLSINDNNENGYVPPHLRGKPRSARNNYNNSNGGGYDGGRGGGSFFGGNNRRGGGGSSGYSSGGFFGGNNGGSRSNGRSGGRWVDGKHVPAPKNEKAEIALFGVPEDPTFQSSGINFDNYDDIPVDASGKDVPEPIAEFTSPPLDSLLLENIKLARFTKPTPVQKYSVPIVANGRDLMACAQTGSGKTGGFLFPVLSESFKTGPSPQPESQGSFYQKKAYPTAVIMAPTRELATQIFDESKKFTYRSWVKACVVYGGSPIGNQLREIERGCDLLVATPGRLNDLLERGKISLSNVKYLVLDEADRMLDMGFEPQIRHIVEDCDMTPVGARQTLMFSATFPADIQHLARDFLSDYIFLSVGRVGSTSENITQKVLYVENQDKKSALLDLLSASTDGLTLIFVETKRMADQLTDFLIMQNFRATAIHGDRTQSERERALAAFRSGTASLLVATAVAARGLDIPNVTHVINYDLPSDVDDYVHRIGRTGRAGNTGVATAFFNSENGNIVKGLHEILTEANQEVPSFLKDAMMSAPGSRSNSRRGGFGRNNNRDYRKTGGASAGGWGASKGKDSSIRGGSGWGSDNKSSGWGNSGSSSNNSSWW
- the GEP3 gene encoding Gep3p (similar to Saccharomyces cerevisiae GEP3 (YOR205C); ancestral locus Anc_8.616), producing the protein MLKLRHAFRGVRQFSGTVIAKVKCASCSIKLQDQDSSKPGYYTEPKKPLSPRSKPDIQNLKYLLFSQDIQISKQAAQHDSDQTTCTNIENAKTEVSSRVICKRCSDALHQNIYKSEEFPASTLNDVLNYVPKNSYVMHVVPFAEFPLHLNPSILKNDKLDTTLVLTKSDQLFEDKISVSKKVPMFMKQFLKFTLRIDSNKTFAISAMKNWNVSMFYNYFKNYTYLLGNPNAGKSTLINSLLQKYLGYKVKINSAGEINLPSKETMQEAFTNPKNFLKIQAAGVSHIPNLTRSAQAYQVGNKILFDLPGYSTSKSELRLEEIIDKDWLQGLRKTNLFNHRRMKQKNYESMKGTSQGGCYTVGGIFYLVPPKGSINQIVKYIPGPSATFKNVEKGIEVFRSCTSSSGTHPLSQYCGIRSVLSDKDQYRRYAIPPFVGSIEIVLKDIGYFLLRTTGRYEFKGLHEIWVPRGIEVCIREPLEKLIESNYKRYMETGGKEPVCPRDRPVISSLYEIAQNETDVLNTVKQLYLKTTEKDLSARRFVEDDPYDVVQDPENKKNAYWYYQW
- the NOC2 gene encoding mRNA-binding ribosome synthesis protein NOC2 (similar to Saccharomyces cerevisiae NOC2 (YOR206W); ancestral locus Anc_8.617) — protein: MGKVSKSTKKFQSKHLKHTLDQRRKEKIQKKRIQGRRGNKTDEQKADAAGTREQQQLKKAVKEEVFKDMSVENFFEKGIEIPKENKKLKKKVVKKQPDEDSSSEEEEDMGQSMAKLAEKDPEFYKYLEENDKDLLDFGGSNPLDEINGEDEDAKADENVAEKSEQVEREVEKIALSLKLVRKWKKQLHDSPNLKLLRNIVSAFKVAVNLNKEENIEDYKYAITDEKAFHELMFVVLKDVPQVIQKMAPYKIVKGSRTLPNGGNVSRMSSIVKSHAGSLLILLNDITNTETAALVLHSVNELMPYLLSYRRILKELIKSVVDVWSTTRDLQTQIASFAFLINTTKEFKKSMLETILKTTYSTFIKSCRKTNMRSMPLINFQKNSAAELFGIDEVVGYQIGFEYIRQLAIHLRNTMNATTKKSSKVNSAEAYKIVYNWQFCHSLDFWSRVLSFACQPEKENGKESPLRQLIYPLVQVTLGVIRLIPTPQFFPLRFYLIKSLIRLSQNSGVFIPVYPLLSEILISTAFSKAPKKSPNLAAFDFDHNIKCTQAYLNTKVYQEGLSEQFVDLLGDYFALYCKNIAFPELVTPVIISLRRYIKTSANVKFNKRLSVIIEKLNQNSSFIQDKRSDVEFGPTNKSEVSKFLNDVTWEKTPLGSYVIVQREVKEEKDRLMRESLEEQDKEREIEEAKQLNGLESDDNEDVEMSDA